The Vidua chalybeata isolate OUT-0048 chromosome 17, bVidCha1 merged haplotype, whole genome shotgun sequence genome contains the following window.
CCCGTACTGGGGTCGCCCGCAGGGCGCGCCGCGGGTCGGGACAGCGGCCGGTGGGGCGCGGCTTCGCGCTGCCCGCGGGGCCAGACCTGCGGCACTTCCTGAGGGCAGCTGCCGCGGGGCAGCCGAGGCCGTCGCCCGAGCTGCCGCCTGAGCCGGGCTCTGCCCCCGGGGCCCCGAAAGGTCTGTGAGTCTTCGGGGCCGGAACTGTTGGGGTCCGCCGAACCCCGCTGCTGTGGCCTCCCTGCCGGGTCAAGGGCAGCCGTAAGGCCGGTGCAGATAATGGTGCTTCAGTGCAGCATCGGAGCACAGTGGGGAAAATGGGTTTTCTGGGAGCTTTTGGGGGCCTGAGGGGGTTTTGACGCTAGAAGGAGTTTAGTCCTTGGCTGCAAAGCCGTGTGTGTTCTTCCACCATGGAGCTGGGCAGAGAGCAGTTCTGGCACCTGCCCGCAGTGTGTGCCGGGCTGtcagtggggctgtggcagcccctGAGGGGCTGTGGTGCCCTGGCGGGGTGATGTTCGTTGCCCTGAGTGTTGTATTTCAGTAaggacacagctgctgctggtcacagcccagccctgccgtGTTGCAGAGCACAAGGTTTCCCAGAGCCTGCCCTTCAGTTTATCCTTTGTGAGCTGCAGGTGCAGGCAGCTTTTGTGCTGCTTCCCTGACTCCGGTGGTGGGGTTGAGGGCTTGTTCCCGCAGAGGAGGGCATGGGAGGGGTGGTGGGTGGGAGCTGAGCAGGCTCCTGCGTCACACGGCCTTTGTTGCAGTGTACCTGGAGACCTACGGCTGCCAGATGAACGTCAGTGACACCGAGATCGTCTGGGCCATCCTGCAGAAGAATGGCTATGCCAGGacaaaggagctggaggaggtaAGGCAGCACCttggcagctctcctggagccctggctgtgcaTGCAAGTCCCAGCTTTTCTCTGGAGTGCAGCCCTGTGGGATGTTATGAGTTTTGCAGTCTGAGTTCTGTGAAGGAAACTGCTTAACAAGTGTGCTAGAAAGCTGTGGgttgtcttttttctttaaactacTGGGCTCCAGCTCAGTTGGAGAGGGATTAGACACAGCAGGATCCTCCTGTCTCATCTTTGGGTTTACTTTTACCATTTAGTGAAGACTGTGCttgtcttctgtttctttctcacaACTCTTTTTGTTAAAACCTGCTGTGTACTCAGGCAGGTCTTTTTCCCTGAGTTAAGTGAGCTTTATAGTCTACCTCTTCAGGTTACCTGGGCAGGGCATGAGAActtattgtttgctttttatagattcttttctttttgttgcttttgatTTAGGCAGATGTGGTTCTTCTTGTCACCTGTTCCGTGAGGTAAGGAGATGTTTGTCACTGGTTTGGGACAGTTTTTAAGGAATTACCATTTGAAAACCAAGGCGATAAAAGTGTTGCATGAGGAAAGGAGTGTGCAGGTGTGAAACTGGCTCTTTAGTTTAGGGTAGAGCTGGCTGGTGCTATGATTTACAACATTAATTGTGCTACTAATTGCTTCTCTGGGTAGTGAGAAGTTCTTTGGTAGTGTCATCTCTGTGTATATGCCATGGGTAGTGAGAGACTTGCACaattaatgattttatttttaaatattctatCTTCTCTTGAAGCAACTCTCTAGTACAATGTCTGTACTTAAAAAatgtgagaaatatttttatgggcAAGTTGATATAAAGGGAACTTTCCTTGTTTTGTCTGAATGCAGAAGACACCAAATGCTCATTGTCACTTGCAGGGTACCTTGTAGTACGGCCAAGGCACTTTTTCTCCCCAGGAGCTTAGTCCCTAAAGTGTCTCTGCAGTGCAGATGCTCTCCACTGGCAAAGAAAGTGCTAGCAGATAAGACAGAGGCAAGACATAATCCCCGCACCACAAAGGGCACTCCCAGGTGCCATTAGATTCCCTGCCTTTAGGTGAATCCTCCTCACAAAGCACTTGGGCCGCTTAGGCTGGGGCTCTGggcaagagcagcagctggaatagCCCGTTGTCCTGGCTCCCCAGGGAGAAGGCAGAGCAGGCCATCTGGAACCGTCTGCAGCACCTCAAGGCGCTGAaggcccggcggccccgggctCGTGCTCCGCTCCGCGTCGGGATCCTGGGTACGGCCGGGCTGCATCGCCCGAGTCCCACTGGCAGCAGCCGCCTTTGCCTGGGCTgaaagcagctgggaagggctgcgGGGCAGGAACGGAGGGCAGGCAGTGCCTCAGGAGGAGCCTTCTCCTTTGTTGGCAGGATGCATGGCCGAGAGGCTTAAGGAGGAGATTCTGCACAGGGAGAAGCTGGTCGATGTCGTGGCAGGCCCTGATGCCTACCGTGACCTTCCCCggctgctggcagtggcagagTCTGGCCAGCAAGCTGCCAATGTCCTGCTGTCCCTAGATGAGACCTATGCTGACATTCTGCCTGTCCAGACTAGTGCAGGTGGCACGACAGCATTTGTGTGAGTACCTTTTCCCAGTGCTTGTTTCTGTGGCTCTGGTTTGGAAATCTGTGCAGAGTAGATGTATCAGtgacagcagctgcccaggagaTGCAGTGCCTGACTGCACTGATTCTCCCAGAACCTGGCTGCACTGAGTTTCCCTgagtatgtgtgtgtgtgtatttgctGTTGCTTTGCTGTGTGACTGAGCCCTGGAGAACATGCTCTGAGCTCTGGCTGTTGTGGACTTCCTCTCCTTTGGGAATGCTGACTCTCAGCCTGATGCTGCACTGAGTGATTTCTGTGCCACTGTCCTGAAGTCCATGCCTCTCTCATCCCCTGCCTTCTGTGGTGCCCTGCCCCACGTTCTGCTGTTCCTTCTTCTAATGCTCCACACATTATAACTTCTGATTGTTTAGTTTTGGTGATAACATTGTCAGACATGAAATCAGACTCTGCTCGGTGTGGCTGTAGCGTATGGAAGGACAGTATCGCTCTCTGCAGGACTGCGATGTAGAAGGGTCTTTGAtcactgccaggctgcagtgGCAGTTTGTGCCTCATTAGTTCTTTCTAGCTTTCTTGGAAATGTGCATGAAAAATCAGGAGGTGTTAGCTCAGGGCAAGCTGAATCCAGTGTGGATGGTCTGTGTGtggagctggctgcaggcagcagtgctcaTCCTGGGCAGGATGCAGTGTGGATGGTTCTGGAGGAGGGGGATGTGACCTGTGCTTTACCTCTCGGCAGGTCCATCATGCGGGGCTGTGACAATATGTGCAGTTACTGCATCGTGCCCTTCACCCGAGGCCGGGAAAGGAGCCGTCCCATCGCCTCCATCCTGCAGGAAGTGAGGATGCTCTCGGATCAGGTGAGGCAGAGCCTCCT
Protein-coding sequences here:
- the CDK5RAP1 gene encoding mitochondrial tRNA methylthiotransferase CDK5RAP1 isoform X3, with translation MLPGARALRAAGLLRPPGAVPRTGVARRARRGSGQRPVGRGFALPAGPDLRHFLRAAAAGQPRPSPELPPEPGSAPGAPKVYLETYGCQMNVSDTEIVWAILQKNGYARTKELEEADVVLLVTCSVRVPCSTAKALFLPRSLVPKVSLQCRCSPLAKKVLADKTEARHNPRTTKGTPREKAEQAIWNRLQHLKALKARRPRARAPLRVGILGCMAERLKEEILHREKLVDVVAGPDAYRDLPRLLAVAESGQQAANVLLSLDETYADILPVQTSAGGTTAFVSIMRGCDNMCSYCIVPFTRGRERSRPIASILQEVRMLSDQGVKEVTLLGQNVNSFRDLSEVQFQSVAAPGLSRGFRTVYKAKAGGLRFSHLLDQVSRIDPEMRIRFTSPHPKDFPDEVLQLIQERHNICKQLHLPAQSGSTRILEAMRRGYTREAYLELVHHVRDSIPGVSLSSDFIAGFCGETEEDHLQTVSLLREVRYSIGFLFAYSMRQPSKRSASELCGRNDGNIKVIFPDTELEDAAKCGAPGRAQPGDYVMVKVTSASSQTLRGVPLCRTTLSRAAASH